In the Procambarus clarkii isolate CNS0578487 chromosome 70, FALCON_Pclarkii_2.0, whole genome shotgun sequence genome, ctgatttgtgtgagtgtgtctaacactcctccatgtttgatgatttgttgatgtgtatgcaacacaatcaaccttgtgatccaatgattttttggtaaaagccatggatgcaccgtatctagattgatatctgcgtgtttaagtctccctccacaacgcagaatgttgtgattttcttggtctatccacagaccgagattgtgttttaacttatgcggaagattttcatagttattcccataagtttctctctgggcttgtcttacccaatagataagtgcatcaggaaaagtgtattttataccttttttcctgagataatgaaacacgttctgtgttacattgattaatttgatgagcgaggagtaacgagtacaatccaagactgatatttgagcttgctgcctggtggtagttatggtttgtgtcgtaatgacgtgtggcttttgtccaggccaactaccattcactaaccatcggggcccatgaaaccaaatatctgcctttgcaaactgtttaaatgtcatacctcttgataagagatcagctggattatcctttgttggtacatgcaacaattgaaagcctgcggaaatttctttaatttccgagacgcgattttttacatatggagttggacagttgtcgtttcgtacccattgtaagacagcttcattgtcagaccatataatgacatctttgatgttcatggtagacaagacttgtttgatatgcactgctaatcgtgttccagttagcagtgctgttagttccatctgaggcaaagtcctcttttttaatggagctactctggccttagaggtgataagatatgattgattagaagtcactaagtaagcacaagctccaaaagctttggctgacgagtctgcgaatacatgtagtgatacttcctcattttcctcgactatgtgtctcggaaagattatcttttcaactaaagtttgttcttgagccacttccatccaagctttttgtaactggattggtagtggatcatcccaaccaaccttagccttccatgcttgttgcaccaataaacgccacttgatagtcaaaggatttagtagaccaagtgggtcaaatactttgctaacttgtgaaagcaaatccctttttgtagtgatgttgtaatttactggcacagatttgatcgatattgtgtccgagattaaatcccaatccatgcctaacaccttttgtgattctggtacgtgatattcagggtaatctcttgctatttgattattcaatgttgcattattagaggcccaagattgtagtggcatgttggcaccttgtagctccttgttggcctcttgatataattgtaacagttcagtagtactgttaactgtcccttgaaaattatctacatatagattttgactgatttcagtcttacagggacttgatgatttcttcagatgagtatctagagttgcttgcaacagaaatggactgcttgtcgcgccgaaaagaactgaagagaatctgaaagtcactacaggactattgacatcttctgggttctctacccatagaaacttagtgaagtctctatcttcttcctgcaagccaactcttagaaaggccttacttatatctgctgaatacgcatatttgttaagtctaaacttcaacagtatgtcatacaatttctgagttagactaggacctgtttgcaaacaatcatttagactggttccttggggtccagatttagagctacaattaaaaactatccgtaaaggagttgtttttgattctctctttacagccatgtgtggtaaaaaatggcctatttgcttattgtcatctttcacgacttcgatgaatttattctttaattgttgagcaataatctcatgatagagttttaaatgctcaggcctttttcttagctttgctagttgcgatttaaattgactataagccatgtgataattggtaggtaaggttttatggttgattttccatggtagccttacccagtactgtccatcatagtactgtacagtttctaagtattgattatatgcacagacatcatcaggacttggttgttcaggaattattcctatggcatcaagttcccacaattgaggtacagattctaatccatcatcaatcatgtgggggattttaagtggtgactgttcttcgcctagtcatgccactattacagtttctgtatgatgtgatttttcaggagttgaaggttcaagatctagtataggtcctgtcatcaatatgcctcctgctgatttgagtatattcatacccatagattcttctgatcccagaatgaatcgatgatagtagtcagctccaatcaggattccgatatcccctatgtagtcagaatcaagtagaggatctgctaattggattcctttttcttttaggaatttaattgtggctgtcagaccagtcacttccatttcagtaggaattttatcaactactatggcttctactgtcctttgggatgtacctagacagacattgagttttactactggaaaggttctacgaccagaattagtaaaaaaccctgatatggatgtagatacttgctttgaagatttaagttgtaaatcttctgccatctttttactgataaaggttttctgtgacccttgatcaaaaaagcctctagttggaatacaaattccttgattgcatagctctagctgtgcagtaggcaatatggctgctgtaacaatttctgtatccaagtcgttgacattgctcattactgtacagaattgtacggctgttgtggtattatcatctttgggctttgcctgagatgcaggttgattattggaagtttgtgatctggattgagtgttaatatcactacagagtgctgtgtgatgtacacttttatgacaatattggcagttctgcaattgagtgatacactcactagtatcgtgcttccgtagacaacggatgcacctgttcaaagatttcagtcgatcgattcgactggcacggcctacataaactgtgcattgataaatggtatgtgcttcttgacagaataaacattttggggcacttgcagctccttttgtcttatctgtcttaggagcttggtttcctacagttctgttaactgtgggggatatagcataagagccaacattattctgtttccactttgcagaagagttttgttgccttgatttttgactgccattttggacatttttgcttttgtccgtggattcacttttggggattttttcttgagatctaagttttcctcggcttcgtaatctttgtacgtaagctcgaagtccatcaatgatttggctttgtgataagatgttgttacaagtatgtaaaacttgtaggtaagtaattacatgcaagtaggtcatacaagcatgtaacacttgtactcctccaaggatttccttaaaggatgaattgtatctgtaataatgtgtatctacattattcatgatgtgatgaagcattttgctttttcttttttctcggctttgccttttctattaagtaagtctctttgagatgcttgattaacttcagattttctgaggctgctttcactccagtgaaagcatgagattaggtgatcaagactatattcttggattaagatagttatcttagatggatgataatatttgtattgacattgtcaatgtgttgttagcctttcagattgtgatgtgagattaagattggtcttaatccccaattgtagactattgtagccaagtgatgatgacatttgtctatcacctgatttaaatggtctgtaggctgtagattcaagtgattttttagacactttgtgtcctcttcttttctgtttcagctgcaggtggaatactgttagtcattttgaccttttccgagtttcggagattccgagatttttctcttttttctgataaatatgtatgatgttaatgtattttgataaatgagctttcctgtctacttaggtaatgattccaaagatcgtccttcatttcctccttggaatctggttgtagcaggtgttcattatcaaaagtactgtaataatttgatttgtgacccgaatgcacgaatgcaccaagttggtaaatcctgtaataattttttaaaaatagtaaatggcactatttttgcaaagttattacaaaatctgttaccataataattgttagataaaatacagtagaatgtctactggttttacctgttatatagggtatgatatagttgattatagatagattgtaatgaaagctcttacagtgatgataacacttttttaaagaatattatgtaatgagcagctctgaaaatcagtagattagagataatgctagataatacacttaaatatatatgtaatgttaccacaatgaggtagataatggtattttatgattaagatgcagttgtgtctgtgacactgatatacttaagtactgtggtttcttaacacaaaccaatattagtatgctatgaatgcttactagttaatggatatggtggcttaagccactgcaaactatttgtttacttagatatatagctatgataaacattggctgatagctaggttaggctagaatatgtaagaattattccaatgcaaaatcaagaagtttcttatgtatttggcattgaaatattcggtaaacgaatgatcataaatatctaggtacaaaagaccattattatctaggttcgaaggaccattaatgtgggaaaaacctgctgggattgatataagaggagactaccagggacttgtactgaactaaattaaaaaattactgtctgcaaattaattcaattaaaatctctagctagggttgtaaatcctaaatcctcttttcctaatgacaaactgtgggctgtaagggacaggtggggtgaatgacttagttgatagaagttccaatccacctgtagacagggatctcacatcagcttgtattttatacaaggataagatttaataaattcagttatctgactgaacactggctctgtttaaatcagggatttaaacatacatagtctaacctagtaccataacttaacagccaatagattcttatactataaacaacaaattaattgtaaaagtataaataaatgaccttaaatggagtcttaatactattagcttagtactagaaattatattcaattaaatgaacttatatgataacttataaataactaagcaagcaattgataacttaatttatatattcaaatatatatgcagacatattcactttatacagttagcttgactgaatctcttccaagactgtggacacttgtgaggtttttacttattgaggctgaattcttttctgacagaatggacactcatgaggttcagtgcttggataagattcacagctacactacaattttaataaacgtaccgatatgtgaggcttagcctcgctttttaaccaacagacagatttataggatattaaagctacacaagcatacaattggccaatcatataccaaataaccttcaatatacttctctgccagtcggggtgcctgtctgacaagtttgccagactgattaactctctcttgttgagtttaggcacgatattttgctacagcgttgctgtatgatgatctggtagcgttgctacgtgattatcctgcagttgcagaagaatgattcgagataaaagtttatgaatgaaggtggaggaaaccgtgtcactgatctccactatacactctattttatgtgaatgttcacggattttccttgtagatattgtccaggtactcccccagttctagagagtattcactggcgataaaaaatattagataaggtgtccttgagctggtaatgttcgctaaggatcagtcacttgttcactcatttgtaaacaaacgcggagtgccgctgggcttgttggtgggcgcttctctcccccccatcgccctgccatgctctctgagcacggtagccttctatgaatattgattgattatttttacagtctagacttatgattaagataagatgtgattataatataattagatataagatttaaagattataagtagtatttgtaagtaccactgaatcttattaaggatttgatttttaatcctaccggatgttgaatcaatgttccaatagttttttaattaagaagtccttctagaagcttctggatccttgaaagatcatgtacaaagtcacgtaggcatcaaaagggcccctgttgcgtacgtgttcatggtgccattgtcatccaggatcaagctatataatgaatctttaaagattcattatatgattttgatacaatttagatatgattttgatatgatttagatatgatatagaaattatacatttcttagatgattattagatatggtgggtaaaaatttcccacatcactgtcctgccatccatacacactgtcctctctgacagtcctggacacaagctgccttgcagcctattctactattaaagtaatgaagtcttgctgccacatacacaagtaaatattgtggcctaactagcctactcatacaaggggtaatgggagggaaaaatgatctaccttacactcctggctcacgacgcctgtccctcgatggtgtgaggttcccacgcttccttgggtcgatcctcgacgatccagggcgttccacaggtcctcaggtgtcgtgaagccttcgcgtcgtcgccgttccaatccctgagattcagctgccccaatcctggttcatcgatgggcgctgagctaatcactatctttccccaccctcgcctctcccacagggcgtcgctccttgtcctaggcacggtgtcgtccttccaagattctcagtggatgtgaccccagtcacagctagcttgctcgcccaccttccagacctcaacgtccagccagcggcgccgcccagcgtcgtcgccgactattttccaagtttgggcacttctctgctcactgaacttggttcctctttggcttcccagaagcgcagggtctccaataactatggtgggcaacgaaggccagctcaatccactgaacaaggcttgcagagcctccaatccttgagagcagaccgaggcgcgtcctgtcgcttccacggtcagtacaactctgacgttggcgccgcccggggcactcggtgacgtcatggcgggccctgatttgtcgcccgcgacctacgtcggccaatccgcgattggcatagtgtcccttccacaaggtcatatctgccgtaggggatactgtttcattttatatcagggcgccaactttcctttatttacaacttataatataacctcattccattaaatggcagccggtctggtcgccacatatatcattagactccctgaacctcagagaatcagtagggagagctgatatgactctttaagccggcaaacgaaagaaataggagagggcaccgtaacaatacatacatacatacatacatacatacatactatccTGGTGGATAgttcgcaggactcgtaattctgtggcgcgggttcgattcccgcacaaggcagaaacaaatgggcaaagtttctttcaccctgaatgcccctgttgcctagcacacATAGAGATGTTGCCTAACtacatagagattctaaatgtagttattgtccttgtatataagtcaccggaggcaaaccctcagcagtttaaagatcaactaatgaaaatagaacactgcttggaaaacctcacaaatccagctccgaacatcatccagcttggggacttcaacctacggcacctgaaatggaagcacctggctaatacagtaatatcagaaagaataccagggagtagcctaaatgaacaggcacatgcaaatgacctgctacggatgtgcgacaggtttgccttaaaccagcaaaaagtagaaccaactaggaaggagtacacgctggacctcattttcactaataatgatgaattgatcaggaacataatgattacaaatacctgttactcagatcacaacttaattgaagttatgacaactatggggagtagaccttcaaaaccagtccagattcccggtggaggagatttcagcaaattcaacttcaataataaacagataaactgggagcaaataaaccaggacttcacagaaataaactgggaagaacaactggaaaatgcaaacctgaaccagtacctggaaaaaataagctcagtagcactagaaatatgttcagacCGCAtatccctaagaaaaaagaggaagagatgcagactgAAACGGGAACGTCGTTTCCTATATAGGCCAAGAAACCCAATCGCGGAACAattttgagagtcgcaccctatctcaagaacggcgaagaaggttaggtagagaaatagaaacaattgaacgcaagctacaagaatcatacaaaacccaggagaggcaaatagagcaaaaggccatcagtgaaatagagagaaatccgaaatattttttctcctatgcaaaatcaagataaaaaaaacacatctagtatcgggcccctgcgaaagggagatggaacttttaccgatgacaacaaagaaatgagcgagctactgaggaagcagtacgactctgttttcagcgagccattaaagacactaaagattgataacccaaatgaatttgtcatggatacgataccaacatcaaatcatatatcagatgtcaccttatccccactggattttgaagaagccataaacagtatgcctatgcactctgcaccaggcccggattcttggaactccatattcatcaagaactgtaaaaaacactatcgcaggcccccacattctgtggagacaaagcctagatactggcgttattccttatatactaaaaacagcagagatagcaccacttcataaagaaggaaataaggcagaggcaaaaaattacagaccaatagcacTAATATCGCACGTCATAaatttttttgagagagtgctaagaagtaagatcacaaaatacatggaataacagcatctccataaccccggacaacatggtttcagaacagggtgctcttgcctgtcgcagttgctggaccactatgatatggcattagatgctatagaagacaaacaaaacgctgatgtaatttacacagatttcgcaaaagcttttgataaatgtgaccatagtgtaattgcacataaaatgcgttcaaaaggaattaccggaaaaataggcagatggatctacaatttcctgaccaacagaacccaatgtgtaatagtcaacaaaataaaatccagcccatcaaccgtgaagagctcagtcccccagggtactatgcatgctccagtactttttctcatcctcatatcggacatagacaggaacacaacctatagcactgtatcatccttagcagatgacactaggatcttcatgagagtaggcaacatagaggacacggcaaacctccagtcagatgtagatcaggtctttctatggactacagaaaataatatggtgtttaacgaagaaaagttccagctcatgcgctatggaaaaaatgaaaaaataaaaacggaaaccacgtacaaaactcaggcaaatcatgacatagaacgaaaaggcaatgtaaaggacctgggtgtactcatgtcggaagaccttacctttaaagaacacaataaagtaaccgtcacaactgcaagaaaaatgacaggttggataacaagaacttttcatacTAGaggtgctataccgatgatgatacttttcaaaacgcttgtgctctctagagtggagtactgctgcacaatgacagcccctttcaaagctggagaaattgctgagctGGAGAGCTtgcagagattctttactgctagaatccactcagtaaaacatctaaactattaggaccgactaaagagcctaaaactgtactcccttgagcgcaggcgggagaggtacataataatttacacgtggaaaatattagaggggctggtcccaaacctgcacacagaaataacattacataggaccagaagacatggcaggatgtgcagaatacccccattgaaaagcagaggtgcaacaggtactctgagagagaactctatcaacatcagaagcccgagactgttcaacacgcttccgctacacataaggggcataactggcaatcacctcactgtgttcaagagagaactggataaacacctccaaaggatacctgatcaaccaggctgtgactcatacgtcaggctgcgagcagccgcgtccaacagcctggttgattagtccagcaaccaggaggcctggccgcggggatgctaagcctcggaagcacctcaaggtaaggtaggtagcagtaaataggtacctggggtacCTGACTaaccagggagttagtcagctgtcacgggctgcttcctggggtgtgtgtgtgtgtgtgtgtgtgtgtgtgtgtgtgtgtgtgtgtgtgtgtgtgtgtgtgtgtgtgtgtgtgtggtgtggaaaaaaaagttgttagcaaatagttgattgacagttgagaggcgggccataagagtgtaacacgggttcgggttccactctctttacttccttctttctactccctctacccgtattcttacttttatttctaaaccaagggactccaaaacttttaccaaagccaactccacgccacgtggtcctaagacgattgaccgacttaggattctacacccagtatgacgtgacctaagctctgaacaaaaccctagagtcacctctgctgccaccaccagaccagtaatacaagagcaatgatcgaggtctggatcgatcacgctaattaatcaacctaggggcttgatccccactataaacgatgaccttgagtgtggaataaattacacggtaatgataattccgattcgatgttagaatcggcgcccaatgcaactctgcctcgtgtggaccacgtgaccaggacaagtatacacataaaacacatggaaacaataaaatgcaaattaataacaaatttaatttattaaaagaaaactaaaacaaaatctaaatatgttcactccctattactttaacactccctacttgacctgagtggcaaatgagaagactatttctataattaacaatagcaactataccttgggcggccagctagatgtcttggctggtctaggggagaggtaagatgtttgacctctcctagctgcttccgtgaccacactgatttttccttgtctggactaccccagacagagtattgtatccttccgcctagtcagtcaaagttctaccaagttactagcaaggtttaagttataacaattaacctctgttgtacttaattgatccagactggttgaattattttactgaattaaattacaaacatctaacggcagagctgttcccgatcacaaaaatggttattaaaactttgagaaatattagacatgtcaaccctgctgacctatgaccgccggtcactccgccttaaaagttagatccgattcgtgacgtcactgatggtgacttaaactcaataattagaatactcttgatattgtatccagtactattatacaatacaattttaatgcaaaatgaataaaggctaattttctctaattgactgaatactataggatgattcattatacgcagatatgaacaaagcgtcggttatttccaccgcgaattcccctgggggtcaggtcaccatgcggctcagcttcccattctcttttgtcgataaaccactctggataattcttacaacagcctagtttgttacaacccccccgcacaagcacttagtaaaccttgttaatttgttaaaattcacgaggtttagtatccaaacccacaattcaactcatgccacaaacaaaagctaacctaactaataaaatttgaccaataatagtccaacatcataataaccatgttcatatttcataaatttctcagctgtcaactgacagcaatcctctaatatcaggaaacatacatcctatccttactgacatagctaaataacatgtccctactctaccatcaaaaactagctattaaactctcttggctcttcactagccaagtccatgtgtcctctagagccggccacaccgtgctcaaacaaacattaaagttatatcatcagactgaactttcagtcatccgggagcgtactacggaactatcaggtacacatccgtgtactaaccactccccatcaaggaacacacctaacgtttattacatgtatctaaaaataaaaattcctatactatatcacaggttacggctgactgtacagccaagtgttctcactcactagaagtgtcaatgtttatattggtccgcctctcctgtgttcaaacattctgaaaaaaatagcacaacataattttccataaccgtttgttctgggctgagacaattacacaggggcttcgattttgattactgaccaatttatagagtaaaattcatattataccaaaattattattttaaagctgtttttcaacatttataaagtattgattctaaatctgtttttcaacatttaaacaaaagtgtccagatgttctttacacagatgttcagagccaactttgttgtttgtatcaattgttcatattgagtaatcgaaaaaaaaaaatcgatgctgctggatgctgaatgtagtcgctgacgatgacggtgtcgatcttgcttctccccgtgtgtagacatcaatacctggtcctcttgtactcccatccggtactcttgaatgacgacagagtgtagt is a window encoding:
- the LOC138356025 gene encoding uncharacterized protein, coding for MIDDGLESVPQLWELDAIGIIPEQPSPDDVCAYNQYLETVQYYDGQYWVRLPWKINHKTLPTNYHMAYSQFKSQLAKLRKRPEHLKLYHEIIAQQLKNKFIEVVKDDNKQIGHFLPHMAVKRESKTTPLRIVFNCSSKSGPQGTSLNDCLQTGPSLTQKLYDILLKFRLNKYAYSADISKAFLRVGLQEEDRDFTKFLWVENPEDVNSPVVTFRFSSVLFGATSSPFLLQATLDTHLKKSSSPCKTEISQNLYVDNFQGTVNSTTELLQLYQEANKELQGANMPLQSWASNNATLNNQIARDYPEYHVPESQKVLGMDWDLISDTISIKSVPVNYNITTKRDLLSQVSKVFDPLGLLNPLTIKWRLLVQQAWKAKVGWDDPLPIQLQKAWMEVAQEQTLVEKIIFPRHIVEENEEVSLHVFADSSAKAFGACAYLVTSNQSYLITSKARVAPLKKRTLPQMELTALLTGTRLAVHIKQVLSTMNIKDVIIWSDNEAVLQWVRNDNCPTPYVKNRVSEIKEISAGFQLLHVPTKDNPADLLSRGMTFKQFAKADIWFHGPRWLVNGSWPGQKPHVITTQTITTTRQQAQISVLDCTRYSSLIKLINVTQNVFHYLRKKGIKYTFPDALIYWVRQAQRETYGNNYENLPHKLKHNLGLWIDQENHNILRCGGRLKHADINLDTVHPWLLPKNHWITRLIVLHTHQQIIKHGGVLDTLTQIRQQYWIPQGRQSVKSILKNCMICRRYDARTCSYPEPPPLPKERVVHLQPFETSGVDYTGAIYLTGTADKQPIKAYICLFTCATTRAVHLEVTPDMTAQSFIQAFRRFAARRSCPKLMISDNGANLVAGEACLREICSHPAVTSTLEQRHCRWKFIPPRAPWHGGFYERLIGTVKRSLRKSLHRQKINLQELQTVITEKNQG